The Comamonas piscis region AGTCTGTTAAAGCGGATGGGCCGCTGCCATCTGGCTGCCATTCTGGCGCCGGATACTGGCTGGTCAAGCCGCTTTCGCTTCGTTTGTCTTCAACGCATTGTTTGAAAGGTACACCATGGCCAAATCTGACCGCAGCAGTAAAACGGAACCCAAGACCCGCCGCAAAGCACCGCTGGCAACCCCCAGCGATCTGCATGCGGACGCGACCCAGGACATCAGCGCGGCGCTGAACGGCATCCTGGCCGATGTGTTTGCGCTCTACCTGAAAACCAAGAATTTCCACTGGCACATGAGCGGCCCGCACTTCCGTGACTACCACCTGCTGCTCGATGAACAAGCCGACCAGCTGTACGCGATGACCGATGCCATCGCCGAACGCATCCGCAAAGTGGGTGGCACGACCCTGCGCTCGATTGGCCACATCGCCCGCTTGCAGCGCATCAGCGACAACGACGCTGACTATGTGGAGCCGCTGGATATGCTGGCCGAGCTGCGCGAGGACAACCAGCAGCTGGCCGCACGCCTGCGCGAGGCGCACAACGTCACCGATGAGCACCGTGATATTGCGTCTTCCAGCCTGTTGGAAAACTGGATTGACGAGACCGAGCGCCGCACCTGGTTCCTGTTTGAATCCAGCCGCAACGCGGGCTGACCACCCATAAAAAATGCTGCCCCTGGGCATTGCGCGCAGGGCAGCATCTGCATGTGGAGCTAGCGCCGTTTAACGCTGCTGACGGCGCTTGTGCAGCCAGGCCAGCGGGGCCAGCAGCAGCGACAGCAGCGCCAGACTCCAGGGGGCCATCATGGGCACGGCAGTTGTCGACGCCGGGGCCGCGACGGCGCGGCCGACGACTTGGCCGGAGGCGACCATGCGCAGGTTTCCAGGCAATGCCTCGCAGTCGATGTCCTGGCAAACGCCAGTGAATGCTTTGGTGCGCAGCGCAACAGCTTCTGGCTGACCTTCGGGTTCACCTTGTGGAGGGTTGATGGGGATGGTTCCCCCAGCATCTGTCATGGCGCTTGACAAGTCCAGGTACAACGCCTGTTTGCCCGTTAAGTCGCTGTTGTCTGCAGGCACAAAAACAATGTACTGCTCGGGGTCGGGAGGCACGGCAGAGCAGTTCGTGC contains the following coding sequences:
- a CDS encoding Dps family protein, which produces MAKSDRSSKTEPKTRRKAPLATPSDLHADATQDISAALNGILADVFALYLKTKNFHWHMSGPHFRDYHLLLDEQADQLYAMTDAIAERIRKVGGTTLRSIGHIARLQRISDNDADYVEPLDMLAELREDNQQLAARLREAHNVTDEHRDIASSSLLENWIDETERRTWFLFESSRNAG